A genomic window from Nocardioides jiangxiensis includes:
- a CDS encoding LuxR C-terminal-related transcriptional regulator, translated as MSTRVLIVDDHAMFRAGVRAELSASPLVEVVAEAEDVDTAVAAVAAHQPEVVLLDVHLPGGGGAEVMRRTGPSSTRFLALSVSDAAEDVIGTIRAGARGYVTKTITGPELADAIVRVAGGDAVFSPRLAGFVLDAFAGTIEVAAVDEDLDRLTEREREVMRLIARGYSYKEVAGELFISVKTVETHMSAVLRKLQLSSRHELTRWASDRRLL; from the coding sequence ATGAGCACCCGCGTGCTGATCGTCGACGACCACGCCATGTTCCGCGCCGGTGTGCGCGCGGAGCTCTCGGCCTCGCCGCTCGTCGAGGTGGTCGCGGAGGCCGAGGACGTCGACACGGCGGTGGCCGCGGTGGCCGCGCACCAGCCGGAGGTGGTGCTCCTCGACGTCCACCTGCCCGGCGGGGGCGGCGCGGAGGTGATGCGCCGGACCGGCCCTTCGTCCACCCGCTTCCTCGCCCTGTCGGTGAGCGACGCAGCGGAGGACGTCATCGGCACCATCCGGGCGGGCGCGCGCGGCTACGTCACCAAGACGATCACCGGTCCGGAGCTGGCCGACGCCATCGTCCGGGTGGCCGGAGGCGATGCGGTCTTCTCGCCGCGCCTGGCCGGCTTCGTGCTCGACGCCTTCGCCGGGACGATCGAGGTCGCGGCCGTCGACGAGGATCTCGACCGGCTGACCGAGCGTGAGCGCGAGGTGATGCGCCTGATCGCGCGCGGCTACTCCTACAAGGAGGTCGCCGGTGAGCTCTTCATCTCGGTCAAGACCGTCGAGACGCACATGTCGGCGGTTCTCCGGAAGCTCCAGCTCTCGAGTCGGCACGAGCTGACCCGCTGGGCCTCCGACCGCCGCCTGCTCTGA
- a CDS encoding ATP-binding protein: MSSAAPAPPTGPAPAYQPRRAFREPEAGYLGGVAAGLATHLGWPVAWVRVAFVALTAANGAGVLAYAALWLWLPTLAAEEPAPGLAAAERAGRRTTRRGLADIGPAVALAALAVGALFIAQLVFGTGLVLWVLVLGLGGVALIWRQADESSRERWRDSTGRIDPVRALVGDGGWAAWSRLVIGVLMLVTALVLFALRSGRISLAVDVLVATALGLAGVVLVAGPWLLRLLHDLGEERAQRVRSQERADVAAHLHDSVLQTLALIQKNSADPAQVARLARAQERDLRSWLFEDAGPSGSLSAALATLAADVEADHNVTVEVVTVGDLVLDDCTQPVLLATREAVVNAARHSGAPRVDVYAEASATRLEVFVKDRGRGFDLDAVAPDRHGVRGSIQDRMERHGGTARISSRPGEGTEVVLTMPLEDKS; the protein is encoded by the coding sequence ATGAGTTCCGCAGCCCCCGCACCGCCCACCGGTCCCGCTCCGGCGTACCAGCCGCGGCGGGCGTTCCGCGAGCCCGAGGCGGGCTACCTCGGCGGCGTCGCGGCAGGGCTCGCCACGCACCTCGGGTGGCCGGTGGCCTGGGTCCGGGTCGCCTTCGTCGCACTCACGGCCGCCAACGGTGCGGGCGTCCTCGCGTACGCCGCGCTCTGGCTGTGGCTGCCCACCCTCGCCGCCGAGGAGCCCGCGCCCGGGCTGGCCGCTGCGGAGCGCGCCGGCCGGCGTACGACGCGGCGCGGTCTCGCCGACATCGGCCCGGCCGTGGCCCTCGCCGCCTTGGCGGTCGGTGCGCTCTTCATCGCCCAGCTGGTGTTCGGCACGGGGCTCGTGCTCTGGGTACTCGTGCTGGGCCTGGGCGGTGTGGCGCTGATCTGGCGCCAGGCGGACGAGTCGAGCAGGGAGCGCTGGCGGGACAGCACCGGCCGGATCGACCCGGTGCGTGCCCTCGTCGGCGACGGCGGCTGGGCGGCGTGGTCACGGCTGGTCATCGGCGTCCTGATGCTGGTCACGGCGCTCGTGCTCTTCGCGCTCCGGTCGGGGCGGATCTCGCTGGCCGTCGATGTGCTCGTCGCGACGGCCCTCGGCCTGGCCGGGGTGGTCCTGGTCGCCGGCCCGTGGCTGCTGCGGCTGCTCCACGACCTCGGCGAGGAGCGGGCCCAGCGGGTGCGGTCGCAGGAGCGTGCCGACGTGGCCGCCCACCTGCACGACTCGGTGCTGCAGACGCTCGCGCTGATCCAGAAGAACTCCGCGGACCCCGCCCAGGTCGCGCGTCTGGCCCGTGCCCAGGAGCGCGACCTGCGGTCGTGGCTCTTCGAGGACGCCGGGCCCTCGGGCTCGCTGTCGGCCGCACTGGCGACGCTCGCCGCCGACGTGGAGGCCGACCACAACGTGACCGTCGAGGTCGTCACCGTCGGTGACCTCGTCCTCGACGACTGCACGCAGCCGGTCCTGCTGGCCACCCGGGAGGCGGTCGTCAACGCGGCCCGTCACTCCGGGGCACCCCGCGTCGACGTCTACGCCGAGGCCTCCGCGACGCGGCTCGAGGTCTTCGTCAAGGACCGTGGCCGCGGCTTCGACCTCGACGCGGTGGCGCCGGACCGCCACGGCGTACGAGGATCGATCCAGGACCGGATGGAGCGACACGGCGGTACCGCCCGCATCAGCTCGCGTCCGGGGGAGGGCACCGAGGTGGTGCTGACCATGCCGTTGGAGGACAAGTCATGA